In Chroococcidiopsis sp. SAG 2025, a single window of DNA contains:
- a CDS encoding thermonuclease family protein, giving the protein MVSPVEKDRYGRTVAELFVKPRSETPGFHSGEAIFLNGEMVKAGFARHYSRYSSNCPGREIIEQSEAIAIANHAGVWGDPSAIPPWEFRKLQRQNRGN; this is encoded by the coding sequence ATTGTCAGCCCTGTTGAAAAAGACCGCTATGGCAGGACAGTCGCAGAGTTATTTGTAAAACCCCGATCTGAAACCCCAGGTTTTCATTCGGGTGAGGCAATATTTTTAAATGGAGAGATGGTGAAAGCAGGATTTGCAAGACATTATTCCCGCTATAGTAGCAACTGCCCAGGTCGAGAAATAATCGAGCAGTCTGAGGCAATTGCGATCGCGAATCACGCTGGAGTTTGGGGCGATCCTAGCGCCATACCTCCTTGGGAATTTAGAAAATTACAGCGCCAAAACAGGGGTAATTGA
- a CDS encoding GIY-YIG nuclease family protein, which produces MNSLNQSPESGYVYLIWAIGTPRYKIGKSKNPSARLEQLNAQSCYPLRLLETCFFDNCFYHEKRLHKVAERWRVHCEWFELPEYLLQSVQAWFHNPKCTYIDISQKKGQVLICEKGLSRDKIKSVDTKELQGRLIRPEITIKQPEKIDRAIELLGIFAKNEVAFKQHKLLELKEIIGFIPDNPIIAASLKSKIKQLRNQ; this is translated from the coding sequence ATGAATTCATTGAATCAAAGCCCTGAATCAGGTTATGTTTATCTAATTTGGGCAATTGGAACACCACGTTACAAAATAGGTAAATCCAAAAACCCATCAGCAAGACTAGAACAACTGAATGCTCAAAGCTGCTACCCATTAAGGCTGCTTGAGACTTGCTTTTTTGATAACTGTTTCTATCATGAAAAACGATTACATAAGGTTGCAGAACGCTGGCGAGTGCATTGTGAGTGGTTTGAGCTTCCAGAGTATTTACTTCAAAGCGTACAAGCTTGGTTTCACAATCCTAAATGTACTTATATCGATATTTCTCAAAAGAAAGGGCAAGTTCTTATTTGTGAGAAAGGATTGAGTAGGGACAAGATTAAAAGCGTAGATACAAAAGAATTGCAAGGAAGATTGATTCGCCCAGAAATTACTATTAAGCAACCCGAAAAGATTGACCGAGCAATTGAGTTGCTTGGGATTTTTGCCAAAAATGAAGTTGCTTTTAAACAACATAAGCTTTTGGAACTTAAAGAGATTATTGGCTTTATCCCAGACAACCCTATTATTGCTGCAAGCTTGAAAAGTAAGATTAAACAATTAAGGAATCAATAG
- a CDS encoding type II secretion system protein — protein sequence MKDRKLNVEGFTLIETSVVVIIIGVLAAIAAPSWVAFVQQQKLSTAADRVYWEVMGAQSVAKKDKLTKSPPTTI from the coding sequence ATGAAAGATAGAAAGCTGAATGTAGAAGGTTTTACTTTAATTGAGACTTCGGTTGTTGTCATCATCATTGGAGTTCTAGCCGCGATCGCTGCTCCATCGTGGGTTGCCTTCGTCCAGCAGCAGAAATTGAGTACTGCTGCCGATCGGGTGTACTGGGAAGTCATGGGCGCTCAGTCAGTAGCGAAGAAGGATAAACTTACAAAATCTCCGCCAACAACAATTTAA
- a CDS encoding type II toxin-antitoxin system HigA family antitoxin, whose amino-acid sequence MTLTFDKNIYGSLLVEFQPKVVETEEENEKYLEIIERLMAEKNRTLEQDALLDLLVILVEKFEDEHYQLGGSTPQSILLHLMEARGLRQEDLIGVIGSRGVVSEVVNGKRSISKAQAKALGEFFHVSPELFI is encoded by the coding sequence ATGACCCTTACTTTTGATAAAAATATTTATGGTTCTCTACTGGTAGAATTTCAGCCAAAAGTAGTAGAAACTGAAGAAGAAAACGAGAAGTATTTGGAGATTATTGAAAGGTTAATGGCGGAAAAAAACCGCACTCTAGAGCAGGACGCTCTCTTGGATCTTTTGGTGATTTTGGTTGAGAAATTTGAGGACGAACACTATCAACTCGGCGGCTCGACTCCTCAATCCATTCTCTTGCATCTAATGGAAGCTAGGGGTTTAAGGCAGGAAGACTTGATTGGCGTGATTGGTTCTAGGGGTGTAGTTTCTGAAGTTGTCAACGGTAAACGGAGTATTAGTAAAGCTCAGGCTAAGGCTTTGGGGGAATTCTTTCATGTATCCCCTGAATTGTTTATTTGA
- a CDS encoding type II toxin-antitoxin system HigB family toxin translates to MHVISRKALLEFAQKHADAFTPLDEWYRVANTAQWKSLVEVRQFYPSADPVGNFTVFNIKGNDYRLIVHIDYRRQIAYIKYVLTHAEYDKEKWKDDPYF, encoded by the coding sequence ATGCACGTTATCAGCCGAAAAGCGCTTTTAGAATTTGCCCAGAAACACGCTGACGCTTTTACTCCGCTTGACGAATGGTACAGAGTTGCGAATACTGCACAATGGAAAAGCCTGGTTGAGGTGAGACAATTTTATCCAAGTGCCGACCCTGTAGGAAACTTTACAGTTTTTAACATCAAAGGTAATGACTATCGCCTGATTGTACATATTGATTATCGAAGACAGATAGCTTACATCAAATATGTTTTGACTCACGCTGAATATGATAAGGAGAAATGGAAAGATGACCCTTACTTTTGA
- a CDS encoding methyltransferase domain-containing protein has product MDNSHLAAPIRNHLSATSRLALNSGLLQLHESHLDYGCGRGNDVERLVAAGYKSTGYDPYYFPQAAIAADVVTMSYVLNVIEDPQLRRSALLHAWSLARKRLIVSANVRGSGIQEIDLGRISDRGVWTKEYSHLELKAYIETVLGVRAEKLSKDKFLVSRDAPTVTVRSPSQVLELEKQLQNEGFIAPFHCVVKGYCTEFQIRTGMVDTKAIQNYGRWAGARRYYRLHSKNYNLPGAKGQMVKVIHLGHFGTEKFNWAIASIKRRNILARAKFQCEDLSFLHEFRGIKDFNFLINDYAGIILDDEAMSRTGVRYAVPDNLTQAPKNLKIV; this is encoded by the coding sequence GTGGACAACTCTCATCTAGCTGCACCAATCCGAAATCATCTATCTGCTACTTCTCGACTTGCTCTAAATTCTGGATTGCTTCAGCTCCATGAATCTCACTTGGATTATGGTTGTGGTCGTGGAAATGATGTTGAAAGATTGGTAGCCGCTGGATACAAGTCAACTGGCTACGATCCTTACTACTTTCCACAAGCTGCGATCGCTGCCGATGTGGTAACGATGAGTTACGTGCTGAACGTGATTGAAGATCCACAATTGCGGCGCTCTGCTCTCCTACACGCCTGGAGTCTTGCCCGCAAGCGACTGATCGTCTCGGCTAATGTTAGGGGCAGTGGCATCCAAGAGATCGATCTGGGCAGAATCAGCGATCGCGGCGTGTGGACGAAAGAGTACAGCCATCTGGAACTAAAGGCATATATTGAAACTGTCTTGGGAGTCAGGGCAGAGAAACTGTCTAAGGATAAGTTTTTAGTTAGTAGAGATGCTCCAACTGTAACAGTGCGATCGCCTTCTCAAGTGCTGGAACTAGAGAAACAGTTGCAAAACGAAGGCTTTATCGCACCTTTTCATTGTGTTGTTAAAGGCTACTGCACGGAATTTCAAATCCGTACTGGAATGGTAGACACTAAAGCTATACAAAACTATGGCAGGTGGGCGGGGGCGAGACGATACTATCGACTGCATTCCAAAAACTACAACTTGCCAGGGGCTAAAGGGCAGATGGTCAAAGTCATCCATCTCGGTCATTTTGGCACTGAAAAGTTTAACTGGGCGATCGCATCTATAAAACGCCGCAACATCCTAGCTCGTGCTAAGTTCCAGTGCGAGGATTTGTCATTTTTGCATGAATTTAGAGGAATAAAAGATTTTAATTTCCTCATCAATGATTATGCTGGAATTATCTTGGATGATGAGGCAATGAGCAGAACTGGTGTTAGATATGCAGTTCCAGATAATTTGACTCAAGCGCCAAAAAATTTGAAAATAGTTTAA
- a CDS encoding HNH endonuclease, protein MPNGIEYLLCEKGQCWEFTGKLDKDGYPRIKVFGKSYRLNRVVLAHKLKREIQPGYLACHSCDNPACLNPDHLWEGTNRQNIIDAISKGRVVAPAQFFNQQGSKNRSAKLTESMVVEIRELYKQGSSTKELAERFKVSRKAIQGAIFGRYWSHVDGAIAQNMKSGSRNPSSKLTENQVIEIRSLYHQGYSGKLLAKTYGVSDTLIYSILNRKVWTHV, encoded by the coding sequence ATGCCTAATGGTATTGAGTATCTGCTCTGTGAAAAAGGTCAATGTTGGGAATTTACAGGAAAGTTAGACAAAGATGGATATCCACGCATAAAGGTTTTTGGGAAAAGCTATCGGCTAAATCGTGTTGTTTTAGCTCATAAGCTTAAGCGAGAGATTCAGCCTGGATACTTAGCTTGTCACAGCTGCGACAACCCTGCTTGTCTCAATCCCGATCATTTATGGGAGGGAACAAATAGGCAGAATATTATTGATGCTATCTCTAAAGGGCGTGTCGTTGCTCCTGCTCAATTTTTCAACCAACAAGGGTCAAAAAATAGAAGTGCTAAACTAACCGAATCTATGGTAGTTGAGATTCGGGAACTATATAAGCAAGGTTCTTCAACTAAGGAGCTTGCAGAAAGATTTAAAGTTTCTCGCAAAGCTATTCAGGGGGCAATTTTTGGTCGCTATTGGAGTCATGTTGATGGTGCGATCGCTCAAAATATGAAATCTGGTTCCCGCAATCCGTCGTCTAAACTTACGGAGAATCAGGTTATTGAGATCAGAAGCCTTTATCACCAGGGATATTCTGGAAAACTCTTAGCAAAAACCTATGGTGTTTCTGACACTCTTATTTACTCAATTTTAAATCGAAAGGTATGGACACACGTTTAA
- a CDS encoding IS701 family transposase, protein MKDQVPAAMPQCFENWCRRFDDVFSRQKQRQEFRVYLGGLLGESQRKNLSQLVTNTVDGSYNSLRHFLNNAPWDEVKLNNRRLEVMHQCRQTTPSQGFTLIVDDSGHRKSGAATDGVGRQYIGEIGKTDNGIVLLTTYLYDGVRRLPLDVALYQHASLFEQGKADPNFQKKPDLALDLVDQCLKRGYRPGVTVIDAGYGNNTPFLKQLESRNLTYVAAIAKNRQVTAQTSGDESARKQGLEAIAQTLAVEQFTPVQLNLEQPRTVWVALLPVHVPKLEGTRWLAIQLNASSFEQATEVDYFLTNASDNQVSAAWVAQTYSARNWVEVFYREAKGWLGLSEYQVRDALSMKRHWVLVFIAYTFILWHQLTGGFRRRWATKPLQTFAEALEAFRTAVEFRLVRWLNEHVDVFASHRAKFGYIWA, encoded by the coding sequence GTGAAAGATCAAGTACCAGCAGCGATGCCGCAGTGCTTTGAGAACTGGTGTCGTCGGTTTGATGATGTATTTTCGCGTCAGAAGCAGCGGCAGGAATTTCGTGTTTATCTAGGGGGACTGCTGGGTGAGAGTCAGCGCAAAAACCTGAGCCAACTGGTCACAAATACAGTAGATGGCTCCTACAACAGCCTCAGACATTTTCTCAACAATGCCCCTTGGGATGAAGTCAAGCTAAATAATCGGCGGTTGGAGGTGATGCACCAGTGTCGCCAGACGACCCCGAGTCAAGGTTTCACATTGATTGTAGATGATTCGGGACATCGCAAAAGTGGTGCGGCTACTGATGGGGTAGGACGGCAGTACATTGGGGAGATTGGCAAGACTGACAATGGTATTGTGCTGCTGACTACCTACTTGTATGATGGAGTGCGACGTCTGCCGTTAGATGTTGCACTCTATCAACACGCAAGTTTATTCGAGCAAGGCAAGGCAGACCCCAACTTCCAGAAAAAACCTGACCTGGCTCTAGACTTGGTTGACCAATGCTTGAAGCGCGGTTATCGACCGGGTGTGACTGTAATTGATGCAGGCTACGGTAATAACACGCCTTTTCTCAAGCAGTTGGAGTCGAGAAACCTAACTTACGTGGCAGCAATCGCCAAAAACCGCCAAGTTACTGCTCAAACATCAGGTGATGAGTCTGCTCGTAAGCAGGGATTAGAAGCTATTGCTCAAACCTTGGCAGTGGAGCAGTTCACACCTGTGCAACTCAATCTGGAGCAGCCCCGGACAGTTTGGGTGGCGCTGTTACCAGTTCACGTTCCGAAGCTCGAAGGCACTCGCTGGCTGGCGATTCAACTCAATGCCTCTAGTTTCGAGCAAGCGACGGAGGTGGATTACTTTCTCACCAATGCCTCTGACAACCAAGTCAGTGCGGCTTGGGTAGCTCAAACATATTCTGCTCGCAACTGGGTGGAGGTCTTCTATCGAGAAGCCAAGGGCTGGTTGGGTTTGAGTGAGTATCAAGTTCGGGATGCTCTGAGTATGAAGCGTCATTGGGTTTTAGTGTTCATCGCTTACACCTTCATCCTTTGGCATCAGTTGACCGGCGGATTCCGCAGACGTTGGGCAACCAAACCCTTACAAACCTTTGCCGAAGCATTGGAGGCATTCCGCACCGCAGTCGAGTTTCGTTTGGTCCGCTGGCTTAATGAGCATGTTGATGTATTTGCCTCTCACAGAGCTAAGTTCGGCTATATTTGGGCTTAG
- a CDS encoding ERF family protein has product MDSDNNKAKLFFKILAVQKSLQPLEKSGKNDYQRYAYSTASDVLLPVQKACNEHGLVAIADVIESRIEPGKASATVRLTVADSETGESVSITAPGYAEDWSYKENRPT; this is encoded by the coding sequence ATGGATTCTGACAACAACAAAGCCAAGCTTTTCTTTAAGATCCTAGCTGTTCAAAAAAGCTTGCAACCATTAGAAAAATCTGGAAAGAATGATTACCAAAGGTATGCATATAGTACTGCTAGCGATGTTTTACTACCAGTCCAAAAAGCTTGCAACGAGCATGGTCTAGTTGCGATCGCAGATGTAATCGAGTCTCGCATCGAACCAGGCAAGGCATCAGCGACTGTGAGATTAACTGTTGCCGATAGCGAGACAGGAGAATCAGTCAGTATCACTGCTCCAGGGTATGCTGAGGATTGGTCGTATAAGGAAAATCGACCGACATGA
- a CDS encoding siphovirus Gp157 family protein — MKRTLFDISEDLEKLSELLDLVENDNQQEVIEQWFEQLGEERDRKLDGYAALIGEMQARAEARKAESRRLAELAASDENKAKLLKERLKWFLEKHQMKTLETARYKLSVVKNSTRPLIVNPEIAIATLPEEYKKVSVEVDTAVVREALKQGTELEFAHLGEAGTHIRIR, encoded by the coding sequence ATGAAAAGAACGTTATTTGATATTAGCGAAGACTTGGAAAAACTGAGCGAACTGTTGGATTTAGTGGAGAATGACAACCAGCAGGAAGTTATCGAGCAGTGGTTCGAGCAATTGGGAGAAGAACGCGACCGCAAACTTGACGGTTACGCCGCTCTCATAGGAGAAATGCAAGCACGGGCAGAGGCGAGGAAGGCAGAATCCCGCAGACTGGCAGAACTAGCAGCCAGCGATGAGAATAAGGCTAAGTTACTCAAGGAGCGCTTGAAGTGGTTCTTGGAAAAACATCAGATGAAAACTTTGGAGACGGCGCGATACAAGTTATCAGTTGTCAAAAACTCTACCCGACCGTTGATTGTCAATCCCGAGATTGCGATCGCTACCCTACCAGAGGAATACAAAAAAGTTTCTGTAGAAGTGGACACCGCCGTAGTCAGGGAAGCATTGAAACAGGGAACAGAACTAGAATTTGCCCATTTGGGAGAAGCTGGAACGCATATCAGGATTAGGTAG
- a CDS encoding filamentous hemagglutinin N-terminal domain-containing protein gives MSQRESDYCLKLGLVILLVSATTLIFENRTLAQIVPDETLGAESSDVNSNAVIDNIPSTQIDGGAIRETNLFHSFGQFNVSEGQRVYFVHPPEINNILTRVTGSSRSEILGQLGVLGNADLFLINPNGIIFGSNASLDIKGSFLVSTARSLRFADGTQFGATTSQTSPLLTVSVPVGLQYGADAAGILVQGASLVVEPGKTLGIVGGDVSLAGGYLNAPGGRIELGSVAADSFISLNPIDKGWSLGYENVQSFQNIQLKKSDFSSIASFVDTSGEGGGDIQVQGRQVSLADSSLITTQRAETGGNLIVNAAESLTLVGLDSGLVSDTTTAADAGSITINTQRLLLSDGAFIATQSSIEESSSGQTRVATGRGGDLIVNASQSVELKNGSFISSSTQGVGDAGNITIDTERLIIGDGAEISAFTLSEGRGGTLAIKATDSVELNGEDSSLSAEALSGGNAGDISIATGNFTVRHGANVSASSSGTGSAGNLNLAADSIYLEDGGKLVARSASGEGGNIRLNQLDLLLLRDNSEISTDATGGTGNGGNITIDTDTLAIANNSNITANAVEGRGGNIRITTQALFVSPDSISADSERGINGVVEIRRPDVDPTAELVILPVNVVDVSGLVTQGCAADGSNLAAGQSQFTLAGRGGLPPTPAEATRSDTPLVDLGAPIQSQEQLTTTAIHSNSTSIKSTPPLVEANGWAIGDKGEVILTASSPNTPDIPWLKPTSCHSS, from the coding sequence ATGTCTCAGAGAGAAAGCGATTATTGTTTGAAGCTAGGACTAGTCATCTTGCTAGTATCTGCTACTACGCTGATATTTGAAAATCGCACCTTAGCTCAGATTGTCCCCGACGAAACTTTGGGTGCTGAAAGTTCAGATGTCAACTCCAATGCAGTTATTGACAACATACCCAGTACCCAAATCGACGGCGGGGCAATTCGGGAAACAAACTTATTTCACAGCTTTGGACAGTTTAATGTTAGTGAAGGACAAAGAGTTTATTTCGTTCATCCTCCTGAAATTAACAATATTTTAACTAGAGTGACGGGAAGTAGTCGCTCTGAAATTTTGGGTCAACTTGGTGTTTTAGGTAATGCCGACCTGTTCTTAATCAATCCAAACGGAATTATTTTCGGCTCCAATGCAAGCTTAGATATAAAGGGTTCATTTCTGGTTAGCACGGCTAGAAGCCTGCGCTTTGCTGATGGGACTCAATTTGGCGCTACAACTTCCCAAACTTCACCACTGTTGACAGTAAGCGTTCCTGTCGGTTTGCAGTATGGAGCAGATGCAGCAGGTATTCTCGTACAAGGGGCTAGTTTGGTCGTAGAACCAGGTAAAACATTAGGGATAGTGGGTGGTGACGTGTCCCTAGCAGGCGGATACCTGAATGCACCAGGGGGACGGATCGAGCTAGGTAGCGTTGCTGCCGATAGTTTTATCAGTTTAAACCCGATAGATAAAGGCTGGTCTTTAGGGTATGAGAATGTCCAAAGTTTTCAGAATATTCAACTCAAAAAGAGCGATTTTAGTTCAATCGCATCTTTTGTAGATACCAGCGGCGAGGGTGGTGGCGATATTCAGGTACAGGGTAGGCAGGTGAGTCTCGCTGACAGTTCGTTAATTACAACCCAACGAGCAGAAACGGGAGGAAACTTAATAGTCAACGCTGCGGAGTCTTTGACGCTTGTAGGTCTTGATAGTGGCTTGGTAAGTGACACTACAACTGCGGCAGATGCAGGCAGCATCACAATTAATACTCAAAGATTACTGCTGAGTGATGGGGCATTTATAGCAACCCAATCTTCTATTGAGGAGTCATCTTCTGGACAAACTAGGGTAGCAACGGGACGAGGAGGCGATCTAATTGTAAACGCTTCTCAGTCTGTGGAGTTAAAAAATGGTAGTTTCATATCGAGTAGTACCCAAGGTGTTGGAGATGCTGGAAATATAACAATCGACACTGAAAGATTAATTATTGGGGATGGAGCGGAGATCTCAGCCTTCACTCTTAGCGAAGGACGGGGCGGTACTTTAGCAATCAAGGCAACTGATTCAGTCGAATTGAATGGCGAAGATAGTAGTTTGTCGGCTGAAGCATTGTCAGGTGGAAATGCTGGAGATATTAGCATTGCTACAGGGAACTTTACTGTGCGGCATGGGGCGAATGTATCTGCAAGCAGTTCTGGAACAGGAAGTGCAGGCAATTTAAATCTGGCAGCTGACTCTATTTATCTAGAAGACGGTGGAAAACTCGTAGCCAGATCTGCATCTGGTGAAGGTGGGAATATCAGGCTGAATCAGCTAGATTTATTACTCTTGCGCGACAACAGTGAAATATCTACCGACGCTACGGGTGGTACTGGTAACGGTGGCAACATCACCATCGATACCGATACTTTAGCGATCGCCAACAATAGCAACATTACTGCTAATGCTGTTGAGGGTAGAGGTGGTAATATTCGCATCACGACTCAAGCACTATTTGTTTCCCCAGACAGCATCAGTGCTGATTCCGAACGAGGAATAAACGGAGTAGTAGAAATTAGACGACCGGATGTAGACCCTACTGCTGAGTTAGTTATACTACCAGTTAACGTAGTCGATGTCAGCGGACTCGTGACTCAAGGCTGTGCCGCAGACGGAAGTAATTTAGCAGCAGGGCAAAGTCAATTTACGCTCGCAGGGCGCGGTGGTTTACCCCCAACTCCAGCCGAAGCCACCAGGAGCGACACGCCGTTGGTAGATTTAGGTGCGCCAATTCAAAGCCAAGAACAACTCACCACTACTGCTATCCACAGTAATTCAACTTCTATTAAGTCAACCCCACCGCTAGTAGAAGCTAATGGCTGGGCGATTGGTGACAAGGGCGAAGTCATTCTCACTGCTTCTTCCCCTAACACGCCCGACATTCCTTGGCTAAAACCTACTAGCTGCCATAGCTCGTAG